One genomic window of Terriglobales bacterium includes the following:
- a CDS encoding lactonase family protein, translated as MKSKSRSVVVLLFALFSSTLCFGKDVRTSKYLLYVGAYTDKGAKGIYVYGYDPASGQLSNSQVAAETVNPSFVTIDDNKKLLYAVNEIQKYENESSGGVSAFSIQPGGQLHFLNEVASGGADPCYISIDKTGKYVLVANYTGGSVSVFPIQQDGSLGAVSAFVQHKGSGPNRERQETAHAHWIETSPDNRFAISADLGMDELLVDHFDDSTGKLSPNDPPFEKTEPGAGPRHLVFAANGKFAYVINELQSTVSVFSYDAAKGVLHPLQTISALPKEFSGENTAAEIAIHPNGRFLFASNRGHDSIAVFSIDKAKGTLRLIDNFSVKGRTPRSFVVDPTGSRLLVANQDTGNIVVFRINRSTGRLTATGQEVKVPAPVCLKFIAAK; from the coding sequence ATGAAATCCAAATCACGCAGCGTTGTTGTGCTTCTGTTCGCTTTGTTCTCCAGCACGTTGTGCTTCGGCAAGGACGTCCGCACGTCGAAATATCTCCTTTACGTCGGCGCCTACACAGACAAAGGTGCAAAGGGCATTTACGTCTATGGTTACGATCCGGCATCTGGGCAGCTCAGCAATTCTCAAGTGGCCGCTGAGACTGTGAATCCATCGTTCGTCACCATCGATGACAACAAGAAGTTGCTGTACGCCGTCAATGAAATTCAGAAGTACGAGAATGAATCGAGCGGCGGCGTGAGTGCGTTTTCCATTCAGCCTGGTGGGCAGCTTCATTTCCTGAATGAGGTCGCCTCCGGCGGCGCTGATCCGTGTTACATCTCGATCGATAAGACGGGCAAGTATGTGCTCGTGGCGAACTACACCGGAGGCAGCGTTTCGGTGTTTCCTATTCAGCAGGATGGAAGCCTCGGAGCCGTGAGTGCATTTGTTCAGCACAAAGGCTCAGGCCCAAATCGGGAGCGCCAGGAGACAGCACATGCGCACTGGATTGAGACCTCTCCCGATAACCGTTTTGCCATTTCTGCCGATTTGGGAATGGACGAACTGCTCGTCGACCACTTCGACGACTCCACAGGCAAGCTCAGTCCGAATGACCCTCCGTTTGAAAAGACCGAGCCCGGCGCAGGACCCCGGCACCTGGTGTTTGCTGCCAATGGCAAATTCGCCTATGTGATTAACGAATTGCAATCCACCGTTTCAGTGTTCTCCTACGACGCCGCGAAGGGTGTGTTGCATCCCCTGCAGACAATCTCCGCTCTGCCCAAAGAATTCTCAGGCGAGAATACTGCAGCGGAAATTGCAATCCATCCAAATGGACGATTTCTGTTCGCCTCAAATCGCGGGCACGACAGCATCGCAGTTTTTTCGATCGACAAAGCGAAAGGCACGCTGCGGCTCATCGATAACTTCTCTGTGAAAGGCAGGACGCCGCGCAGCTTTGTGGTCGATCCCACCGGCTCGCGTTTGCTGGTTGCGAATCAGGACACTGGGAACATCGTTGTCTTCCGGATCAATCGCAGCACGGGCCGCCTCACCGCCACCGGGCAGGAGGTGAAAGTGCCGGCCCCGGTGTGTCTGAAATTCATCGCGGCTAAGTGA